The window ATGACTACGATGAAGCCACAGGTAAGATGCGAGAAGACCTAGAAAGCGAtcttgaggatgaaaaccaagaagaagacgagaAACTGGATGGTGAGATAGAATGATATTTAGCTGTATATATGCATCTTGAAAAGTTACACTATACAAGTTCTTCATATGCCTTCTCCGTGCTTCCTTGGAACTGTTTTAAACGTTGAGCCTGTgccttttcctcttcgaTTCTATCCTCATTCACAAGTTCGTCCAAGTCATAATCGTAGTTATTAGGATTCTCATCGTATTTGCCAATGACCCGTCTCTTTAGACCTGTTCTAGGGTCTATTTCGAGCTTACCAGTTTTGTGTGCTGTTGAAAGTCCAGTTTCTGTACGCTCGACATCTGCATCCTTCTTTAACTCAAACTTGAACGGTTTCTTGcccttctccttctttgagGTACTAGTGACCTTTCTACCACTTTTATTAACGCTGAAGCTTCCAATACCAGACACAGTCGGCAATAGTACCACAAACAAGAGTACTAGTGCGAAAACCACCAAGAAAGCGTATAGATCCATTGGTTTTGGCTCCTTGAAACCTTTTTTTCCtgagcgatgagcttatTTGTTAGACTTagttcaagaatttttcactcaatTACACACTTTCAGAGCTAAGGACCACAGTTACAAGCCATCTTAGATCGTCCATGCTTCGCAGAATTACCAGTACTATATTAACTAGAACAGTCACAAGGGCTGTGACACCCACTATTTGTCTTTCAATGCCTCAATTGACCCTACGCCCCGCAATTCGCTATTATTCAATCGAATCAACCGATGGCCATGCCATCCCACAGGAAGTGCTCAAGATGACCGCTGGCGAGTATCATCAAGCAGCAGATACTTTCCTGGAGACTTTGttggatgaattggaagctATTAGTGACGATTTGCCCGATGTAGTGCCTGATGTAGAACTCACACAGGGTGTGATGACACTTGAAGTGACCCCTGTGGGAACCTATGTTATTAACAAGCAACCTCCTAACAAGCAAATCTGGCTATCATCACCGATCTCGGGTCCCAATCGTTTCGATCTGTGCAAGGGAGAGTGGGTCTCTTTGAGAGATGGATCCAGGTTGCTGGACATACTCAACGGTGAGCTGCAACAGGCTACGGGGCATAGTCTGTAAACTACGTACTAATACATTACAGATGAACGATAGAGCACAGTGTCGAGACTTGCTCTACAGGTCAGGGTCAGGTAAGGCATCACAGGAAAACAGTTGGGCAAATGCAATTCGCAAAGACAAGTTGGTTTTAATAAGCCTAAAGATTGAAGTCAAAGGAATTCCTGTAAATAACGGTTCAATTATGCCAAGCATCGCCAGGCGGTTGGAACCACCCTACTCCTGGGGGACTAGGTAGACAGAAAGAAATGCACAATACTCCAAGACCATCGAACAAGCTCCAAGAAAGTTTAAGTTGGCTTCGACTCCTATTCAATATTATTTAATAAATTATTTAAACGATTAACCTTTATACCTTAATAACATCTCAACCAATATAGCTATAGACATTCCAAGTACaccaaaaaattcattgaatttgacTCAACAAACTGAACTACTTCTCAAAACTCAAATCAAAGTCTCTTGCTTACTGATCACTTATTCGAGCTTATCAGTCTATCTTATCGAATCGCTCGCAACGATTCTTATACATATAAAAGGGATCTTGCTTAGAGATTCCAACCTGCTCCCTCCAAGCCACTCGAAAGCATCAGAATGGCGGGCAAATCATTTATCGTCACTCTAAAAGAGTCCGCACCAGATGCACAAGTAGCACAGTTCAAGCGCTCGATTAACGAGCTCGGTGGGGCTATTACTCATGAGTTCTCACTAATTAAGGGTTATACTGTCAAATTGCCCGAAGAACTACACATCAACAAGCTCAAGGAAGGTTTCAATCCAATCATTGCTAATGTGGAAGAGGACAAGGAGGTTCATACTCAAAATTAAGAATTTTATATCGTATAGCATATAGCGAAGTGTTTCTAGGACTATAATAACGCGATTTACAGGGGGAACTTCTAATCATAGCCGTTACAATTGAGTGTTGGAACTAACTGAGGATGTTTGATCCACAGTTTAAACCAGTGCAAGGCATCTACGAGGCTCGGTTGAGGCAGTTTCTCGATGAAGGTGATTATAAGGAGCTTAATCTACCTCGGTTCTACGACAAGGGTCGTCTTGAATTGGACCAGGATAGGGTGAAAGTTTGGTGGTATCAGGTAGAGTTTGAGCCTGGTTCATCACCAGTGGCTCCAGATAAGAGGCCATCTTGGGAATCGGTGATTAAAGCTGATCGAGAGGGGAAGTTGAAGTTTCGTGAGGCCCGGAAAGGCCAGGCATTTGGTCCCAGTTGGTCTACAACGTGGTTCAAAgttgaattgaaagttCCTAAAGAATGGAGGGATTCGCAGGAACAATTGGTGTTTCAGTGGGATTGTGAGAACGAAGGCATTATAATCGATCCGGAGACTTTAATCCCCAAAACTGCTTTCTCAGGTAGTGAGAGGACTGAATACTTGCTGCCTGCGATCCAGGACGGGCATCATTACTTCTACATCGAAGCTGGTAATAATGGAATGTTTGGTTGTGGTAACGGCTCACAGATCAACCCACCGGATGACAACAGGATATTCACTTTGAGAATTGCAGACCTTGTTAGGCCAGATTGGGAAGCTCGTGCATTGCGTATCGACTTCTGGATGCTAGGTGATGCTGCTCGTGAACTACCAGACGATTCTTGGCAGAAGCACAGGGCTAGAGACCTAGGGAATCGTGTAATGAATATGTTTGATAGTGAAGACCGTTCCAGTGTGAAGAAATGCCGGGATTTTCTCAGAGATGAGTATTTTGACCAGTACAATGATTCGGAGAAAGTGTACGATAAAGGTGATCTTGGTGTGTTGACCAATGTCTTCGGGATGGGAAATTGTCACATTGATACTGCGTGGTTGTGGCCATTTGCAGAGACACGTCGTAAAATTGTCAGATCGTGGTCTTCACAATGTACGTTGATGGATAGCTATCCAGAATATCAATTTGTCGCTTCACAAGCACAACAGTTCAAATGGTTACTCCAAGAACATcccagtttcttcaaagatgtgCTTACACCTAAGGTTCAACAATCACAGTTCTTCCCTATTGGCGGCTCTTGGGTGGAAAATGATACTAATATTCCATCGGGTGAATCGCTTGCGAGACAGTTTCTGCTGGGCCAGAGATTTTTCCTCAAACATTTTGGGCTGAAATCTAGTATTTTTTGGTTACCTGATACGTTTGGTTATTCTTCCCAAGTGCCACAGATCTGTTGCTTATCCGGtattgataaattcttgacTCAAAAGTTGTCATGGAATAATATCAACAGTTTCCCTCACTCGACTTTTAATTGGGCAGGTATCGACGGATCTCAATTGTTGACCCATATGCCACCGGGGAATACTTATACTGCGCTTGCTCATTTTGGAGACGTCTTGCGTACTGCAAAGCAAAATAAATCAGCAGAGTTTTATGGCTCCGGTTTAATGCTGTACGGTATTGGAGATGGTGGAGGTGGTCCAACCACTGAAATGCTGGAGAAAATGAGACGTATTCGTTCTTTATCCAACCGCAATGGTAATGTGATTCCTAAGCTGCAAGTCGGTAATACTGTCGACGAATTCTATGAAGATATTATGCAAAAAACTGACCGGGGCAAGAGATTACCAACTTGGTCTGGTGAGCTGTACTTCGAGTTTCACAGAGGTACATATACCAGTCAGGCCCAAACTAAGAAGCTGATGAGATTCTCGGAGATTAAACTGCACGACTTGGAATGGCTGGCCTCCAAGGCATCTCTCTTGTTCCCGGACCAGTACGAGTACCCAGTCAACGATATAAATCAACTATGGGAAGATGTTTTGTTGTGCCAGTTTCACGACGTTTTGCCCGGCTCATGTATTGAAATGGTCTACAAGTATGAAGCAGTTCCAATGTTAAAAGCGGTTGTGGATAAGTGCGATGAATTAATCAATGACGTTCTCAAAGTGTTGCAAGGTAATTCGGGTGACAAATTAATAAAGAAGCAGACAATAGCTTGGCCCCAGTCATCGGTCACTGATGCTCAAGCCGCTCATGAAGTAACacttgatgagaaagatgacCACTTCATTTTGAGCAATGGAGAGTTGACCACTCGGATAAATTCAAAGACCGGTACTATTCAGAGTATTGTGGACTCTAAAAGTGGTACGGAGTTCTTAGACTTGGAGCATGGCAGGAATAAACTTGGTGCAAACCAGTTTGTGATTTTCGATGACAAACCTTTATCTTGGCAGGCTTGGGATACAGAACTGTACTCCGTCAACCAGTATAAGTACCTCGACAAACCCAAGAGCGTAAAGATTGGTGAGCACACGAAGGACATCTGTACGGTTGAAgtagttgttgttgtcTCTGAAAAttgcaagatcaaatcaaatATATCTCTGCGTACCGTTAAGCCAAATACCATGAATGAAAGCACTATTGATATCGTCACTGTTGTGGAAAATTGGGATGCGACGAAtaagttcttgaaggtgGAATTTCCAGTCAACGTCCGTAACGAATTTGCCTCTTACGAGACTCAATTTGGTATCACCAAGAGACCAACTCATTACAACACATCATGGGACGTAGCCAAATTCGAAGTTTGTCATCATAAGTTCGCTGATTACTCCGAGTTCAGTAAAGGTGTTTCAATTCTAAATGACTGCAAGTACGGCTTTTCCACGCATGGTAACTTGATGAGGCTTTCATTGTTGCGTTCTCCCAAGGCTCCCGATGCCCATGCAGACATGGGAACTCATGAGATCAGGTACTCAATCTATCCACATAAGGGCCAACTATCAAGTAAGACTGTTAAACTTGGTTTAGAGCTTAACTTCAAGAACCAGTACCATGTCTCATCCAAAATTGCCAAAAAGTTCGACGACCTCATTGGAATCGAGGGCGATGACAACATTGTCTTGTCCAATCTGAAGAGAGGTGAGGAAGATCAAGAGCTCAAATCAAACTATGCTCTTCAACCTCTCGACAAAACAACCTTGATTGTGAGAGTATACGAGTCGCTTGGTGGTGAATCCAATGCAGCTTTATTGACCTGCTTACCCATAAAGAAAGTTGATAAGATTGATaatttggagatgaaaTCTATCGAATCGttgaccttcaaatctttcgATAAAATCACCAAAGTACCAATCAAGCTAAAGCCGTTTGAAATCGCTTCATATAGGCTTACAGTTTGATAACTTGACAGGGTCTTGTTTTAAATatttgtagtttttctcatcaaatagtTTAGCTCATCTTTATTTCATTCATACCGCGAATCAAAAAAAATGATCAACTTCACTAAACCCACCCAAGATATACTAGTAAGTATTAGAAGGTCTCAATGATCTCTCAACTGGACAATAGAAAACATGTTaaatttttgaagagacaCTTGGAGCTGCTGCCATCCAGTCATCAGGAACATGATCCAAATAAGATGGCCATAATATTTTATTCAATAATGGGACTTGCCGCTCTCAAAATTGATGTCTGTAAGGAATACAAGGCTAATTTGCATTGGTTACATAAGCATTACAGGACAATACGATCGCCTGATAGTCAAGAGACAATTTCCGGATTTACAGGTAGTTTCTCGATGCTGATCTCTTCTGTGAATTGCTTGAGTTTACCAAATACATTGTTTGCAATATTAACTTGCAGAACTttaaaagatgaagagtttttccATGAGATCATTGATCCAAAGGGTGTCGCTAGCTTTGTGGGAAGATGTCAAGATCCCGAGGTCGGATCTTTTACCTCGACTCTTGATTATAAACGTTTAATTCCTTCCCCAGTTGACACCGGGGATCTCAGATTCTGTTATATCGCCGTTGCTATTCTACAGCTAATTGGTTTTACTAATGAAGGTGAATTAAAAGAGTTTATTGACGTTGAGAAACTCATTCAATACATCCTTGCACAACAATGTGCTGATGGTGGGTTTGGATCGTATGGTGAACCACACGCAGGCTACACATCTTGCGCGCTATCAGCTTTATCCTTGCTGGGCAAGCTTGATAGACTGAGCGACTGTTTCAAGGAACGGACGATTTCATGGTTGGTGAGTCGACAGGTATCCAATCAGGGTTGCATGCGTTTCCAAGAGGGCAACGATTGTTTTGATTCTGAGGATCATGGTGGTTTCcaaggaagagaaaacaAATTTGCGGACACCTGTTACGTGTTTTGGTGTCTCAATTCACTTCGATTACTGACACCAGATGGTTGCGAGCTTCCCATCCAACCAGATCTAGCAGAAGATTTCTTAATCAACAGAACACAGAATAATGTTATCGGTGGCTTCAGTAAAAATGATCAGGATGATCCGGACCTCTATCACACATGCCTGGGGATCGCCGCATTGGCCATGCTGGACGGTTCTTTCGATGGGGTCCTTTTCATACCGAAAGGAATTACAGTATAATTCATTTACTATTCACATGATAGAATCTCTATGAAAACGCACGGGGCATAGACTATTACATGAACCTTTTTACCAGTTCTTCATATATGCCCCATGCAATCCCTGCACTTAGTGCCTTTCTGGATAACCTCATACTCAGCCCACTGAATAACTGCATTGCATTTTCTTGCTTAACGATTAACAGAAGGGTCTTCGAAAAGCTGGTAAATTTAGAGGGCTCCAGTTGCATTCTTGTCTTGATCGTATCGAAGGGCGCTGTCACGGCGGTGGCAAGACTTGCTGATGAAATGGCACTCAATGCGTTAATAGTGGTTGATGTATATGTGGTGAAACTCCCAGTCGAATCATGTTGGATCATTGCTTCTGGTAGTATCTTGGGTATCAAAACTTTCGATTTCTCATATAGTAGGACATATAGCCCTGAATAAGGTGCGTCTCTCATACAAGTTGGGCCAAACCCTCTGAAAAACCCTCTGATTCCTTCCTTTGAGTAAATGTCTCTAGTAGCTTCGCGTATGCTAGTGTATTTGTATAAAGTTGACTCATACCTCACTTTTAGAACCGTTACGGGCATAGTAATGTAGCCCACCATCCCTCTTGCAACTGCACCAGCTAACAGGTTCTCATACATTGACAGCTGCGGTAGTCTACTGCTCTTGCTCAGTATGGGACCGCTCTTCTTGTTAGATGCTAGGGCTGTTCTCATCATATTAAGACTGGACAGGTAAAGTGCGCTACCGATAGACGTTCTGATAGCTGATGTCAGCGTACCCCTCCATAGGCTTCGAATACCATCAGCTTGTTTTATTGCTGACCATAGTGTGATATCTTTGCTCTGTTGTAGTCGTGTCTTTAAGAGATCCAAAGGTTGTAAAGTAATGGCAGAGGAGAGACCTCCCACAAACCCTCCAATGAGATGCGAACTGGTCTTCGTTGGTCTTTCAGACATTCTCAGTAACCACGTATTGATGAGAAAGACTTGATTTGTCCATTCCAGAGTAAGTATTGAAAACTGCAAGGGTGATATTCCAACACAAGGCAAGATGAAGCTAAATAAACTAATACACGCTAATTATAAATTGTGACTATTAACATCTGTCAGTTTGTCAATAATAAACTAGGAGTTTATAAAGCCTTTGGGCTCACTCAATTGAGTGTTTAGGCGACCGTTTGGGTGTTTTCTCgaagaatgaaagaatGTCAAGTAAACTTATCCGATAGACTCTTGGACCATTTTGAAGCCATCGAACTTGACCAGAATCCTGACGGCATACAGTAATAATCTCCTCACAGTCAGGTTCTACCCAGGTGGAGTGAAATAATATTGAGTCCTCATCCATCTTACATTGTAGTCGAGCGCTCATCACTGGAACATCAACCTCGCCGCAATCGATCCTTGATAAGTCACAATTGAGCCCTAGACCTGTGTATTTGGTATAGCACTCTTTCAAGGACCAATAGTATGCGAATAAGCTAGGCTTGAGCTCGTTACCACAGGCCTTAAAATGGTTATATTCTCGTTCAGAGAAGATATCACGGAACACTTCCACATCATCATGGCCAATATAGTCACTCTTCGCAGCTACATCGATTCCAACGTCTAATCTGCCAGTACATTTTTGCAGCAGTATGAACTGGACAACATACTGCTCGCCATTGGACATACTAAATGAGATCGCTggtgaattcttcaagtacGGCTTGCCATGACTACCATATTCGAATTGAACTTCCTCGAATGGTATATCTCCTATCACTGAACATCCAAACAATTGCAACAGTCTGTTGCAGAGGGCAATTCGCCTAGCCTTCTCCGTCTTTCTCTGGCGAATTTTGACCTGATGAGTTAGTGACAGGTACCTCATGGCAGTTTCGAAAGTAAAATCGTCTGACAAGTTTGCATGATCGACATCCACAACTATCAAACCCTCCCAATCCTGATTCAGCTCCACACTGGAGAGTAGATCCTCCATATCATCGTCTTTGTCTTGTAGTTTTTATAGAGGTCTCCATTTGCAGATGCCGGATAAAGATTGTCAGATACACTTTATTACTGATTGATCAACAATCGTAACAGAAACCGCAAAAGCCAGCTATCACATTGCAATTGACCAGAGCAGACCAATGTCTGAAGTGAAAGATGACAGGAGGCAGTTGTTTGATTCTGCAGTTTCTTTCCTAAGCGATGACAGTGTGAAGAACGCTCCCTTAACTAAGAAGATAGAGTTTCTACAATCGAAGGGTTTGAcacaagaagaagtggagttggctttgaaggaagctCAAAACCCACGTAGACAGCCTAATTTGTCCTACAAAGAACTTAGTGGAGCTAGTGGTGCTCCACGGGAAGATATTATGTATGAAGCTGTACCACCACCAATACCCAGGCGTGACTGGAAGGATTACTTCATAATGGCTACAGCTACTGCGGGATTATTTTATGGAGTATACGAACTTACTAGACGGTATGTTGTACCCAATATTCTACCCGAGGCAAAGAGTAAGCTGGAGCAGgataaagaagagatccaaaGTTACTTCGACAAAGTCGATAAAGTTCTTAACGCAATCGAGCAAGAGCAGGAGAAAGTGCGCAATAAGGACGATGAGAAATTAGAGGAGCTCGAGGCTACTATATACCAATTACGGACATGTTTGGACCAAACCACTAAGAGTAGAGATAAGATGGAAGATGAGttcaagatgttgaagtTGGAGATGatcaatcttcaaaccaCAATAGACAAATATATTCTGAACAATAAAAATGTTAAAGAACTGGAGAAGATTAATACTGAAgtcaactctttgaagagcttaaTCAGTGCTACTATGGCAGAAGACGCAAGTGGCGCCAGCACAGAGAGTTTAGGTTTAAAATCACCACTTGCTAAAAACCTCGTACCAGGCGCGAAGGACATTCCATCAGCAGCTGAGATTTTGGCGAAGTTGAACATGGGCAAGAAGGATTCAGATTCTAGTATACCAGCTTGGAAAAAGGCAAGAGAGGAATCGGTTGGTTCTGCAGGTCTTTCGATACCAGAATGGCAGAAAAAGTCTCTGAACGAAGTGGTCGTACCAAACTGGCAAGAGAATTTGGAGACAGCAGAGATGGAAGAGGAAAACAAGAATAACGAATCGAACTAGGTCACCACAGCATATAGTAAATATGTATGAATGCTAAAATATAACCAATCTTAACGGAAAAAAGGCTTAATAAAGGCAAGGTACAAACTGTAATCTCAGATTATTGATTGTGCTCAATCAAACTCAATGTAACCTCTAGTTTTACATTTCTATCTATCTCTCATGGTGCTGACCTACCTGATGTCTCGCGGCATTGAATTCGCTTAGTGAAATTGATCGACCAGACAGTGAAAATAGTCAGAAAGgataaggaaaagatcaagactATTATTAGAGGCCATTAAACCGTATTGGGTGGCACTATGGAGGGTGAGAGTGTATATAAACTAGCACTCAGGTGTGCAGAGAGGGAGATAGCTTCAGCGGACTTTCTTAATTTATACAAAGAGTTCTACAATGAAAAGGTATCAGCCAATGTGGAGAATGATGATAGTCCCGAAGAGAAGTCCAAAATAACTGAAGTTTGCAATAGATTGGCCACTGACCTTCTTCAGCTTTTAAATTCGCAGAGGCAGTTGCTTCTTGCTGATTATGTGGCAGAAGTACTATTCGTGAATTATAATTCTGAGCTCGTAAATGCAGTTTTGCCACAGATATACTCCGTTGACAACCCTACCATGTTACTTCACTTCTTTTCACAGTCCTGTGCCTTTTTCGCAAAGTTGTCAGATTCATTGATAGCTGATGACATCTCTAAAGACGCCCCCAAATGCATTATACCTAGCGTCCTGAATGCAGATCCCCAAAGGATGGATGATACCCTTATAGTGGCAGTGTGCAAGTTTTTGCAATTCGTGCTGAAGAACGTAAGTGGCAGCATAACAATCGAATCTGATAGTTTGAGAGAAAGCTGTTATGCTTTGATGTCAAGGCTAtcaaagttgaacaaaCTATTGCATAGAAAGGTTTCTCAGACAATTGACTCCAAAATTGAGTTTAAGAATGCCAAGAATAATCTCACTAAGGATAGCGTACAGGAGTATGGAAGTTCACCTTCCATATCGTCTCCTCAATTTATTGCCAGTCCTTTCTCCACTTCCAAAGttccatcttcaaaagcctCTACGGTCAAGTATCAAGATATGAAACTGCTGCGTTTCTACAAGAATATTTGGCTGAATAACAAGATTAAAAACTGGGAGCCCATAGATGCTGGATTTTTGAGTAGATATGCCTCGATAGcaccttcaa of the Torulaspora delbrueckii CBS 1146 chromosome 7, complete genome genome contains:
- the CDC43 gene encoding protein geranylgeranyltransferase type I subunit CDC43 (similar to Saccharomyces cerevisiae CDC43 (YGL155W); ancestral locus Anc_2.312), encoding MISQLDNRKHVKFLKRHLELLPSSHQEHDPNKMAIIFYSIMGLAALKIDVCKEYKANLHWLHKHYRTIRSPDSQETISGFTGSFSMLISSVNCLSLPNTLFAILTCRTLKDEEFFHEIIDPKGVASFVGRCQDPEVGSFTSTLDYKRLIPSPVDTGDLRFCYIAVAILQLIGFTNEGELKEFIDVEKLIQYILAQQCADGGFGSYGEPHAGYTSCALSALSLLGKLDRLSDCFKERTISWLVSRQVSNQGCMRFQEGNDCFDSEDHGGFQGRENKFADTCYVFWCLNSLRLLTPDGCELPIQPDLAEDFLINRTQNNVIGGFSKNDQDDPDLYHTCLGIAALAMLDGSFDGVLFIPKGITV
- the YFH1 gene encoding ferroxidase (similar to Saccharomyces cerevisiae YFH1 (YDL120W); ancestral locus Anc_2.309), which encodes MLRRITSTILTRTVTRAVTPTICLSMPQLTLRPAIRYYSIESTDGHAIPQEVLKMTAGEYHQAADTFLETLLDELEAISDDLPDVVPDVELTQGVMTLEVTPVGTYVINKQPPNKQIWLSSPISGPNRFDLCKGEWVSLRDGSRLLDILNGELQQATGHSL
- the AMS1 gene encoding alpha-mannosidase (similar to Saccharomyces cerevisiae AMS1 (YGL156W); ancestral locus Anc_2.311), translated to MFDPQFKPVQGIYEARLRQFLDEGDYKELNLPRFYDKGRLELDQDRVKVWWYQVEFEPGSSPVAPDKRPSWESVIKADREGKLKFREARKGQAFGPSWSTTWFKVELKVPKEWRDSQEQLVFQWDCENEGIIIDPETLIPKTAFSGSERTEYLLPAIQDGHHYFYIEAGNNGMFGCGNGSQINPPDDNRIFTLRIADLVRPDWEARALRIDFWMLGDAARELPDDSWQKHRARDLGNRVMNMFDSEDRSSVKKCRDFLRDEYFDQYNDSEKVYDKGDLGVLTNVFGMGNCHIDTAWLWPFAETRRKIVRSWSSQCTLMDSYPEYQFVASQAQQFKWLLQEHPSFFKDVLTPKVQQSQFFPIGGSWVENDTNIPSGESLARQFLLGQRFFLKHFGLKSSIFWLPDTFGYSSQVPQICCLSGIDKFLTQKLSWNNINSFPHSTFNWAGIDGSQLLTHMPPGNTYTALAHFGDVLRTAKQNKSAEFYGSGLMLYGIGDGGGGPTTEMLEKMRRIRSLSNRNGNVIPKLQVGNTVDEFYEDIMQKTDRGKRLPTWSGELYFEFHRGTYTSQAQTKKLMRFSEIKLHDLEWLASKASLLFPDQYEYPVNDINQLWEDVLLCQFHDVLPGSCIEMVYKYEAVPMLKAVVDKCDELINDVLKVLQGNSGDKLIKKQTIAWPQSSVTDAQAAHEVTLDEKDDHFILSNGELTTRINSKTGTIQSIVDSKSGTEFLDLEHGRNKLGANQFVIFDDKPLSWQAWDTELYSVNQYKYLDKPKSVKIGEHTKDICTVEVVVVVSENCKIKSNISLRTVKPNTMNESTIDIVTVVENWDATNKFLKVEFPVNVRNEFASYETQFGITKRPTHYNTSWDVAKFEVCHHKFADYSEFSKGVSILNDCKYGFSTHGNLMRLSLLRSPKAPDAHADMGTHEIRYSIYPHKGQLSSKTVKLGLELNFKNQYHVSSKIAKKFDDLIGIEGDDNIVLSNLKRGEEDQELKSNYALQPLDKTTLIVRVYESLGGESNAALLTCLPIKKVDKIDNLEMKSIESLTFKSFDKITKVPIKLKPFEIASYRLTV
- the LYS5 gene encoding holo-[acyl-carrier-protein] synthase (similar to Saccharomyces cerevisiae LYS5 (YGL154C); ancestral locus Anc_2.314), which codes for MEDLLSSVELNQDWEGLIVVDVDHANLSDDFTFETAMRYLSLTHQVKIRQRKTEKARRIALCNRLLQLFGCSVIGDIPFEEVQFEYGSHGKPYLKNSPAISFSMSNGEQYVVQFILLQKCTGRLDVGIDVAAKSDYIGHDDVEVFRDIFSEREYNHFKACGNELKPSLFAYYWSLKECYTKYTGLGLNCDLSRIDCGEVDVPVMSARLQCKMDEDSILFHSTWVEPDCEEIITVCRQDSGQVRWLQNGPRVYRISLLDILSFFEKTPKRSPKHSIE
- the EXP1 gene encoding Exp1p (similar to Saccharomyces cerevisiae YDL121C; ancestral locus Anc_2.308) gives rise to the protein MDLYAFLVVFALVLLFVVLLPTVSGIGSFSVNKSGRKVTSTSKKEKGKKPFKFELKKDADVERTETGLSTAHKTGKLEIDPRTGLKRRVIGKYDENPNNYDYDLDELVNEDRIEEEKAQAQRLKQFQGSTEKAYEELV
- the PEX14 gene encoding Pex14p (similar to Saccharomyces cerevisiae PEX14 (YGL153W); ancestral locus Anc_2.315); translated protein: MSEVKDDRRQLFDSAVSFLSDDSVKNAPLTKKIEFLQSKGLTQEEVELALKEAQNPRRQPNLSYKELSGASGAPREDIMYEAVPPPIPRRDWKDYFIMATATAGLFYGVYELTRRYVVPNILPEAKSKLEQDKEEIQSYFDKVDKVLNAIEQEQEKVRNKDDEKLEELEATIYQLRTCLDQTTKSRDKMEDEFKMLKLEMINLQTTIDKYILNNKNVKELEKINTEVNSLKSLISATMAEDASGASTESLGLKSPLAKNLVPGAKDIPSAAEILAKLNMGKKDSDSSIPAWKKAREESVGSAGLSIPEWQKKSLNEVVVPNWQENLETAEMEEENKNNESN
- the HEM25 gene encoding Hem25p (similar to Saccharomyces cerevisiae YDL119C; ancestral locus Anc_2.313), which encodes MSERPTKTSSHLIGGFVGGLSSAITLQPLDLLKTRLQQSKDITLWSAIKQADGIRSLWRGTLTSAIRTSIGSALYLSSLNMMRTALASNKKSGPILSKSSRLPQLSMYENLLAGAVARGMVGYITMPVTVLKVRYESTLYKYTSIREATRDIYSKEGIRGFFRGFGPTCMRDAPYSGLYVLLYEKSKVLIPKILPEAMIQHDSTGSFTTYTSTTINALSAISSASLATAVTAPFDTIKTRMQLEPSKFTSFSKTLLLIVKQENAMQLFSGLSMRLSRKALSAGIAWGIYEELVKRFM
- the PBI2 gene encoding Pbi2p (similar to Saccharomyces cerevisiae PBI2 (YNL015W); ancestral locus Anc_2.310), producing MAGKSFIVTLKESAPDAQVAQFKRSINELGGAITHEFSLIKGYTVKLPEELHINKLKEGFNPIIANVEEDKEVHTQN